From the genome of Bos javanicus breed banteng chromosome 23, ARS-OSU_banteng_1.0, whole genome shotgun sequence:
GTGTTTGATGCACTGAACTGACTGCTTAACTTAGATAGTATTGATATTTAATACTCCTTATACTTCTGTGAAGTAGCTACTTATACTTCTGTGAAGTAcctgttctcattttacagattagaaagtTTCCCCAAGATCACCCAGCTAGTCAAGTATGGAGTCAGATTTAAACCAGTCTGTCTCTAAAGGCCATGCTCCTTAAACACTGTTTAGAATCCTTAAACAGCTGAACAAAGTGGGCAGAAAagactaaatatgaaaaaaagtaaGTCTTTGGGGATTAACTGATTTACCCAAATAAACCCAGGTAACAGGGATGTTTTTAAGTCTTAAATTCAGTATTCTTTCTATgccattaaatattaaatattggaTTTGCTCAAAGCAAGGCATGCCTCTGCTTCATGGCAAGAACCTACACAATTTTCCTTGGTACTACAGATACTGTTTTTTCTTAATCCAGGGAATaaaaccatcaaaaaaaaaaaaaaaggcaaaaactaaCAAATTCAAGTTTATAGAACACACAGAAATTGAGACACAACAGAGTTGATTTACCTGTACATGAAAAAAAGGACTTGAAATTTTTGCATAATGCGTTAGCAGGTGTCTAGGGTATCGGTTAAAACTGACCTTTGAagtctgactgctgctgctaagtcacttcagtcctgtccaactctgtgcagccccatagacggcagcccaccaggctgccccgtccctgggattctccaggcaagaacactggagtgggttgccatttccttctccaacgcatgaaagtaaaaagtgaaagggaagtcactcagtagtgtctgactcttcgcaaccccatggattgcagcctaccaggctcctccgtccatgggattttccaggcaagagtactggagtggggtgccatcaccttctcctactcaggttcaaatcccagctccaccacctACTAACTTCATGACCATAttcacattcatttaaaaattctgtaccTTAGTTTAttaatctgtaaaatagggatagtaATAGTATCTACCCTATAtggtttttgtgaggattaaatgagttaatacatacaAAGTGCTCAGAACACTACTGCCTGGTATATGGTAAGCACTAAATAATTATCAGCCAGCACTAGCATTACTTTTGCATATTAATGAGATATGCTTTATTCAATAGGAAAAGCATATTTTgaatttcttctttctattttaagaaacaatcattgctttctataatttttctaaaattaacttctatttctttttggaaTACATCCTCCATTAGCtatcaaatattatttattagaCACAATATATTGAACAAATGCCAgttcattttgaaaacattttacctTTTCTTCCATTAATCTTTTGATTTATTGAAAGAAGTCTGGAAAGTtatcaatatttatataattttatgtgtagAGTTTCACCATTTTATATCTTGAGGAAAATCTCAAGTTATCTCCACAAGTTATCTCCATTTGTCAGTTTTATgtaggaataaaacaaaaatacttgaTATCTGAATCATGCACTTTTGTTGTGTGCTCAGTTATATTTCCAGGTTACATGGATGGAGAACTTATAAAAAAATCAGATTCCAAAGCCCAGATTCTAAAAAGTGGAAGCACTACAAAGTTTCAGAGTAGCCGagaagaaaacaaggaagaactacagaaaaaaatctcatttacaGATTCTGATGAAGTCGTGATAGCAGAGCACAAAAGAGAATTAAGCAATTTCCAAGATGCTGAGTTGCAGAAAGGTAAGATAGAAATGGAAGTCAAGGTAAAAGACAGTAATGCTGAGATAATGAAAAGACAGGAATCCCAAGAAAAAGTGAGAGACATGAAAATGCCAAGAGAAGCAGCAGCCCAGGTAGAGAAGAGTGAGGCTGAAATACAGCAAGGACAGGAAGCCAAAGTAGAGAAGAATGAGGCCGCAACAGCACAAGGACAGGAAGCCCAAGTAAAGAAAAGTGAAGCCAAAATACCAAAAGGACAGGAAGCCCAAGTAGAAAAGAGTGAGGCCCAAGTTCCACAAGGACAGGAAGCCCAAGTAGAGGGACATAAAGTTCAAATACCACAAGGACAGGACACCCAAGCAGAGAAAAGTGAAGCCAAAATACCAAAAGGACAGGATGTTCAAGTAGAAAAGAGTGAGGCCCAAGTACCACAAGGACAGGAAGCCCAAGTAGAGGAACGTAAAGTTGAAATACCACAAGGACAGGACGCCCAAGCAGAGAAAAGTGAAGCCAAAATACAAAAAGGACAGGATGTCGAAGTGGAAAAGAGTGAGACCAAAGCATCACAAGGACAGGAAGTCCAAGTAGAGAAAAGTGAATCCAAAATACCAAAAGGACAGGACGCCCAAGTAGAAAAGAGTGAGGCCGAAGTACCACAAGGACAGGACGCCCAAACAAAAGAAAGTGAAGCCAAGATACCAAAAGGACAGGGGCCCAAAGTAAAGAAGAGTGAGACCAGAATACCAAAAGGACAGGGGTCCCAAGTAAAGAAGAATGAGACCAGAATACCAATAGGACAAGGGTCCCAAGTAAAGAAGAATGAGACCAGAATACCAATAGGGCAGGGGTCCCAAGTAAAGAAGAATGAGACCAGAATACTAAAAGGACAGGGGTCCCAAGTAAAGAAGAATGAGACCAGAATACCAATAGGACAGGGGTCCCAAGTAAAGAAGAATGAGACCAGAATACCAATAGGGCAGGGGTCCCAAGTAAAGAAGAGTGAAATCAGAATACCAATAGGGCAGGGGTCCCAAGTAGAGAAGAGTGAGACCAGAATATCAAATGGACAAACGGCCCAAGAAAAGGAGAgttcagaagacaaagaaaagcaagacaaTGAAAAGAGAGACACAgggaaagataaagaagaaaatgatgccAAAAACAAGAATGTTCATGGAGAAAAGGACAAAGTTCAAGGAAAGAATAACTTGACAATCAAGGATAAAAAAGTGGAAACTTCACAAAGGCGCAAAACCAAGTAAAGCTTTCCTTGCTTGTGAAGTACAACAAAAAGGAAGAGCAGTGTTAAATAAAAGGCCCATAAGACAACTG
Proteins encoded in this window:
- the TSBP1 gene encoding testis-expressed basic protein 1, with the protein product MAVLEIVLAVILTLLGFAILAILLTRWTRRKQNEIDISRYSSEQSAGLLDYEDDRDFSSPRSKRGRGFRNLYSTESDISYDNREGYNRNYTPSTSSLVLPQESVSDTNNLKATPELLPGTVGPITGTIGPIMQFTAPIPGATGPIKLSQKTIVQTPGPIVQYTGPSAETSGTTSEATPHAVNGPAPQALTCPPSMLRGLPLAPIMISQRISTRPEKPKVRQEPPTHVAVPIITPVPIVIGPVAAVDSSGKVTLSPMVIFPGYMDGELIKKSDSKAQILKSGSTTKFQSSREENKEELQKKISFTDSDEVVIAEHKRELSNFQDAELQKGKIEMEVKVKDSNAEIMKRQESQEKVRDMKMPREAAAQVEKSEAEIQQGQEAKVEKNEAATAQGQEAQVKKSEAKIPKGQEAQVEKSEAQVPQGQEAQVEGHKVQIPQGQDTQAEKSEAKIPKGQDVQVEKSEAQVPQGQEAQVEERKVEIPQGQDAQAEKSEAKIQKGQDVEVEKSETKASQGQEVQVEKSESKIPKGQDAQVEKSEAEVPQGQDAQTKESEAKIPKGQGPKVKKSETRIPKGQGSQVKKNETRIPIGQGSQVKKNETRIPIGQGSQVKKNETRILKGQGSQVKKNETRIPIGQGSQVKKNETRIPIGQGSQVKKSEIRIPIGQGSQVEKSETRISNGQTAQEKESSEDKEKQDNEKRDTGKDKEENDAKNKNVHGEKDKVQGKNNLTIKDKKVETSQRRKTK